The sequence CGTATTTAATACATCAACGACAAATACCTCATTTAACCTGTTAACGGCCAGGATGCCCGGGTATCTGAACTCCCCGAACTCTTCGCCGAACCGCCCCCACTCAAATTCAAAGGTCCCATCCTGTTTATATACCTTTATTTTATGGTTGTCATTATCAGAAACATATAAATAATTGATGGTAGTGGAGACCAGGACGTCAACCGGGTCCGAGGGTTTTTCATTAGCGCCGCTTTTGACTGTAAACATATCAAGAAAGCCGCCCCTTGAATCAAAAACCTGAACTCTGTGATTCCCTGAATCTGCAATAAAAACCTTGCCGCCCGGAGAGATGTCTATTCCAAGAGGATATTTGAATTCGCCTTTCCCCGAGCCCTCTTTGCCAAAAGTGAAATTCAATCGGCCGTCACTGTCAAGTACAACTATCCTGTTGTTCAGCCCGTCAACTATATAAATATCCCTGTTTTGACCGATGGCAAGGTCACTCGGCTGGTCCAGCCCAAGTGAATCCTTTGATGTAAAGTGGGTTTTAATGTTAAAACATTGCAGTGCAAACGAATTGTTAGAAGCGACAAAAATGCATAAGAAAAAAAATATTAAAAAAAATATTTTTTT comes from Nitrospirota bacterium and encodes:
- a CDS encoding NHL repeat-containing protein translates to MVKKIFFLIFFFLCIFVASNNSFALQCFNIKTHFTSKDSLGLDQPSDLAIGQNRDIYIVDGLNNRIVVLDSDGRLNFTFGKEGSGKGEFKYPLGIDISPGGKVFIADSGNHRVQVFDSRGGFLDMFTVKSGANEKPSDPVDVLVSTTINYLYVSDNDNHKIKVYKQDGTFEFEWGRFGEEFGEFRYPGILAVNRLNEVFVVDVLNTRVQKFDPWGKFVADIGSWGVLQGKFFRPKGVAVDRKNRAFVTDSYMGVIQVFTDSGRFLGVVCENNKKKEFITPVGIAVDKNDRFIVVEMKADRITAFTPLE